In one window of Halocatena salina DNA:
- a CDS encoding Rid family detoxifying hydrolase: MKRTISTSDAPAAVGAYSQATINGDLIVTAGQLPLTPDGELLDDAPVAEQTKQCLENVEAILVSEDGSLDDVLKTTVFLNDIDDFEEFNEVYSEFFGEEPPARSAVEVGNVPKGAAIEIEAIAMTD, from the coding sequence ATGAAGCGCACGATCAGTACTTCGGATGCGCCAGCAGCGGTTGGCGCGTACAGTCAGGCAACGATCAACGGCGACCTCATCGTCACCGCAGGACAACTCCCACTCACACCGGACGGTGAGCTACTCGACGATGCCCCGGTTGCCGAGCAGACGAAACAGTGTCTCGAAAACGTGGAGGCGATTCTTGTCTCGGAAGATGGCTCCCTAGACGATGTCCTCAAAACGACCGTCTTCCTCAATGACATCGACGACTTCGAGGAGTTTAACGAGGTCTACAGCGAGTTCTTCGGCGAAGAGCCGCCCGCGCGTAGTGCGGTCGAAGTCGGGAATGTGCCGAAAGGGGCAGCGATAGAGATCGAAGCGATCGCGATGACCGACTAG